CCTGTTTTCTTAGTCTAGTAGTCCCTGCCTCTTACCGCTGCTCCCACGCGGAGCTCCGTTCCCTCACCCCCCAAGAATAAAAAGGTGGCCCTAAATACTACCCTGCCTAGCAACGCGCGCTGCTTTCCTACCCGCCCAGCTCGTCATCACCTCGCTCCGACTTTGCATCTGAGGCCCGTCTCAGGCGTCAAAGGACCTTTCCTTCCAAAAATGCATGATTTGGGGCTCCTGCCTGCTGAAGACCCCAGGCAGCTTGGGGCAGATCAGGCAACTGGAGTGTCCAGGACCCCTCcagtctgctgctgctgttttaggAGAGGCGCCTGGCCCATATCTCAGCGGCGGATTCGTTTCAGTACAAGACTAGGAGGGGCGGAGCGTTGAATGGGAGCCGCAATGCAGTTGAGACGTTGCACGTCTCCCTGCTGCAAAAGAGGGGGGAAACGTTTTAACCTGTCTTTCTCTTCAAAACGCGCTTTTGCATCGTTCTGTCTAGTTCCATTGAACAAATGCTCCTCTGAACCTGGTGATGTTGCAAAGAGACTCTTTGTTTAAGAGATTGAAACGCTGACTTGTAAAACCTTGTGTTGAACTAAGTACTCTTGAATTGGTAGTCTATAAATACTGTCTGTCATGGATTTAAAcctcactgaataaaatgagacttgTTTCTGAATAGATTTGTCTGGGAAATCCTGACTTGTGCTTGTACATGTTGGCTGACATTTGCTCTTCTTAAATATTTATCAGtaataactgttttggctggaACATTCAAGCACATGCGATCAAGGTTAATGCAAGACTGTATTGCTCAAGGAGGTGTAATAAAAGAGGAGGCAGCGTGATGTCACAACCCTGACGTTGGTGCACTATGGCCCActatctcccccttctctccattGACTCAAAACCTCAGTTCACTAGGAGTCAATAAACCTCAGTTGACTAGGAGTcagaatatatatatgaataaatacatatgtaCCTCTATTGCTAAAGTGCACAGTGCAAAGTATCTTTATTTTGTATCTTACATTGCAAAGTATCTTACAGTGCAAAATATCTATAACCACTGCAACCCCAGGGCgctggtaacagtgcctcagcaaaaaGATAAAAATGATGGGGCGCTAGTCCCTGAGGGTggggtttgattcagggggtccaaagttatgaacactCCTCCTGATGTGCAATCCTATTTATTActatctcctccctcccctcttcctgttTCCTGGGCAGaggctccaagggggtgggggggggtcatgacgcaccgggtgtgtgcccctgtgggggcatggcgggggcattctggggtgggatgggggcagaggatgcaccagtgcacccccttgctacgcctctgtccctGGGAATCTGGCTAATGTGGTAGCCAAGGTGGTTGGACTCCACATTTGAAGCCTACCACCCTGTAAAACAACAGCTATCATTAAGCAAACAGTACACTTTTGCCTTATATGTTCTCCTATTTTCCTGTGAGAAATAGCTTGTACCCCCTTCCCTCCTGTTGCACTGAAAACCAGATCAAAACCAGGAAAAGGCCATACAGCAAATGAGCGGCCCTTTAAATGTTGCTATTTGGCATTCCAGAACAATTCCAAATAAACCCAAATATCTTGGGATTGGAATAAAAGTCTAGTATAGGAAATTATCTAATATGTATCTATCtgaaaaaaagggtttttttagctGCGATGTAGCAAAGGGGCATCCCTATTTCAATCACAGAATATTTTAGGTGAGATATCTTGGGAGGTTTTCAGAACTTTGCATAGCTGTTTCATctgctgagagagagaaagagagagacagactgctctagaaaaaaaagtttaagaTTAGAATATTCCAGACAGAAAAACCCCTTTAGAAAGAAGGTACTCCCCCTACAACCCTGTAGACTGTAGAGCTTGAACATAACTAACTAAtaagattgttgtaaggataataCAGAGCAGTATGAACTAAGAGTTCTACACTGAGCTCCttaaaggaaaggagggagaaattttaataaacaaattaatGGATATTTGGCCATAATATTAATGGTCGAATGTAGCTAtgttctctcttttctccttgctTATTATATGCCAGTATATCCAAATTGAAGTGTTTGATGGCTATGAGGTGAAGGGGGAGGCTCTAAGACAGCTGCATTTTGTATTAAAGAATGTCCATCCCTCCCCCTGGGGACAACACTTGCTCTGGGtgccttcccccccgcccctgcctgcccccacttacctttctaGGAGCCAACatacagggaggtgggggggggcaggcagctcGGGGGAGCACTGTTGTGGCGGGCCAGCTCCTGCCTCAGGGCCAACCTCCCAGTCAGCAGAGATCAGGAGCTAGCCTCAGGTGCCTGCCTGAGCTGCTGAGCTGCTCACATCTCTGGCATGCACCTGAAGCCAACTCCTGCCTCCACAGTCTCCCTATTGACAGGGAGGCCAGATCtcgagcaggagctggcctgcagctgtGGCACCCACCAAAGCTACCTGCCACccaccagcctccctgcaggccaactcCTGCAAAGGTAAATCGAGTGGGGGCAGAAGGAGCattctggtggggcggggccaaggggtgtgggggcatgTGAGTGCTCATGGCCATGTGACTAGCTGGCTTGTGCCTGGAGACATGTGAGTGCTCATGGCAGGTGGATCAAAATATCTTTCATAATTATAACCtttttttactgtcaagtcaTATTTGACTTTATGACAATCCCTGTTGGAGGTTTCAAGGCCATTGCCTGATTCTACATCCTAACCATGTGGTTCCCACAAAGACCGGTTTTGCAAAGATCCAGCTGGAGCCCGTCGTCCCTCACGTGATTaaatggcatgcgcctggggataTGACCTATTTCATTGGCATCTTGGCCCTACAGGACCTTTCTAGATTCCATAGGACATATAAGATGGAGTTTTCTCCAGATGTGCTATTAAGGATAGTTGAGACCACTTTTCTACTACCTGTTAGAAGTGCCACTTGTTTTTCAAAGCAGTGTGAAATATTAGTTGTCCAGTGCCAAATGTTCATGTTTCATTCTGATGCCTAAGCTAGGATGCTATATTACAACTGTACTTCAAAATTGTGTATGATCTCTATTTATAGAATGTTTTTGTATGCTGTAagcctccccaaactctgtgacTAAGATGTAAgtatacaataattaaaaaaaatattcaaacagtCCACAATAACATAAACTTTCAATAAAGAATTGGTTTCATGTAAAATATGTGTTCCCTGTAGGTCTTTTACCTGGAAACATGTTAGACAAATTGTAATTGTTTGTGAGGTAAATAGAAATCATTTTCTCCCAAATATTGGACTAGGCAGACAAGTCACAGATGGAGATTAACCACAGTGGTTtattaacagaaaataaagcaaactgTTACATGAAAATAACATCAATATATGTAGTAAAACTGGCTCCCAAATGAATAAATCCTGAAGTgagatttccccttccccattcagaTTTTCTCAAGAGGTTCAAGGCAGCTCTTTCCCCACACAGAGCACCTTTCCACAGAACCTGTACACTCCAGTTAGGAATGATGGACCCTTAACAGGATGCTTATTTGTCAGGCTAAAAGTGGTTCCCAAGCTTATTTGGCCTaccaccccctttccagaaaaaaatattacttagcgccccctggaaattaatttttaaatttttttaatagcaattaaacagaaagatatatgtattaatgtttctacctgtggccatcaccgccccccctgGATCTCTGCAGTatccaccagggggcgggggcgcccactttgggaatcactgggctAAAATAAGCTTTCTTCCCTAAGCTTATCCCTCAAACCCTAACTAAAAGTCAAATAAAGACCTGGATAAGCTGACATTCCTTTCCAGGGCCCCACAATCCCcatgcaaagggggaaaaaacccttcaccCCACTTAAACAGAGGCTGGCTCACCCGCTCCCATTCAGTGGAATTCCATGGGCTCTGATTGGCAGACaatcacttggatttccaaaaacaGCCTAAATCACAAGGTTTAGTTCAGAGCCCAGGAGGAAGGTGGAACTTTTAAGAAAGATTGTCACAGAGTGTGTGTActaccaagtcacagccaatttatggtgaccccataaagttttcaaggcaagagacattcagaatgTAATGGCCATCCTCTGAGTGGGCAgatctgagacaactgtgactgacccaacatTATTgatcaggcttcatatggaggaatgtggaattgaacttggttctcctGCTTAAAGTCCTACCTGTCTTAACTGCTAAACCACACTGACTCCCTACAGAAGGATTTTAGCATTGTGCATATTTACTCTGTAACCTCTGTGTGGAAGACAGCAGTAGCAACTGATGGTGGAAGAAATAATATTGAGTCAATGCTAATTCAATTTCTAGAAATTCTGAAGCCTTTACAACAAGCAATGGGGATGGAAAGGAAAACATTCTTCCTTCCATTCTTGTCAATTGAAAACATACTGATTTATATCCCAAGAGCTTCCAAACACAAGTTCTTGAGATATAAAGAAGGAAATTtatcccaaattctcctttgaagaaaaagagtttggatttataccccgcctttctcttctgtaaggagtctcaaagcttcccttcctctccccacagcctgACACCTTGGGAAGttcgtggggctgagagagttctaagagaactgtgactagcccaaggtcaccgagctgacTTCAagtgtagcagcagggaaacaaacaaatctggttctccagattagagtacgctgCTCTGCAGCAGTATAGGGGGAGAAATGgaacccggggcaacacctgctctgggcaccagcCCCCATGTCCCCCATGCCCTGTGCCCCCATCCcatgctccacttaccttagctggcaagAGCCTGCTGAGGGGCGCCCAGTGGCAGACaatcaggctgctcctttggccggcaGAGGCTCCACcaaccaaaggagcagcctggtgggacggggccaaggagtggggggggcgattctctgtcccccatgtgaccaactGGCTTGCACCTGGAGACATATGAGTGATCATGCCCCCATGAGCACTCCACCCCTGCTGCTCtgcaccactacaccaccctggtatCCCAGGGCTTGCGATTGAGATGCCTTGGGATGCAACATAGAAATTTATGGGGGAGGAAGCAGCTCAAAATATATTTCataattttttgccatcaagccatATGTGACTTTATGACAATCCCTGgtggaggtttcaaggcaagagttgttcagatgtggtttgccatcgcctgatTCTACATACTAACCCTGTTATTTCTTGGAGGTTTCCCCCCAAATACTTGTCAACGTTgacttagcctctgagatctgaaaaaATCAGGCCATCAAGGTCAGGGTAATTAGAGGTAGCTTTCATTAAAGAAATGTTTGCTGACCTTTACTTCAGTACAAGAAGCTTTCTGTCAGTGCAACAGTCTATTCTGCCAGCTTGCATTGGTCAAAGGCTTCCTATGCTGGTGGACAATACCATTGTTTGCAGAAAAGCAACAGAGGATCCATTTCAGTAATTAAAACATCATGGGCTTTATGGCTGCCTGATCTTTTCATGAACACAAGGCCATATTACTTCTATCAACAGTTGCTAAAGGAAAGGTTTGCAAACCACATAGTCAGGGTAGCTGTAGATCCCACTGCCTCTAAGATATGTAcgcagaattttttttgtttattgtgtaATTTAGTAGTGTTATTTGTTTTTGCTAAtatagttattttatttgtttggtttCCATTCTATTCAGgtgaaagcagaggtgtagctccaaggggacgtggGGGCATAATGCACCGGGCATGCGTCCCTCTGGGAGTGTGacgagggcatggcaggggcgttctgggcaggacggagcagggtggggcagaggatacaccagtgcaccggatgctttccccacttgctacacctctggatgaAAGTCCCAGGGAAACTACTCCAAAGCCAATGAAGACCTCCTTTAAAAGTTCAGGAAGAGAACCATCAGTGTCTGTGTTTTATAACCAACTAAAATTCATACTTCAATCATGCATGAACAATGACTCTACATGGTTGTTCTTTCATTCAATTTCTACTAACTTTAGTGTATGTATAACTTAAAGATTATGTGCATTTTGCAGCATGTTGATtatatgatttattttattttcttcttggttcctaatcttgttggtttttaacTAAGTCACTCCTTGCAATGAATGGCAGCCGTACCTGCTCTGTCAGAATAATGGGATTTTACTTTTCTCCACTATGCCTATTCACTTATATGGTATAAAATTAGGATTATTGATGAACTGAAGGATAAATCTGCCTAAGTGCTTTCTGTGTCTAGAGTGAGAAACACCTTTTGACCTACTTGAAATATTTCTGATCACAGCCAGTTCATAAGTTGCAACGCCTGTGAGAAAGAGGTCTTAAGCTCCTGCTCCATGCTCTGCAGTTGTGATTTTGCTTGGGAAACCACACACCTGTGCAACTAATTTTCAGAAATGTGAACTTTTTGTAAATGTAATTGGATTTCAAGTTAAAGTTCCATGGGATTCAGTGAATCACAGGGAACCAAATCAGCAcctttctgcaatctcctgccctAGGGGTTTTTAGTCATTTTATAGCATGCTGGGATATTTGTAGATGGCTTGAATATCAACACATGTAGCTTCAGTTCTTTCTCCCAGCAAAGAACAACGCATCAAGGAGTAGTCTGGCCTGGCCCCACACATAGGTCAGGAAGGAATAGCCATAGAGATCttgcttccctcccttttctgACAGAAAAACTGTGTTCCAAACTGGCAATTGCCTAGTTCATGCTGTCTATTGATagtatattttctctttttctaggACAGAAGTGAAGTGCATACATACCATTTACCCCAAAGATGATACAAATCACAAACTGTACTTTTGGACAGGAATTTACAGCTTGCCTGATTCATACTTTGGAAGGCTGTCAAGACTGTGGGACATTTATTTTGCTGTTGTTAGTAACTGTATTCATATTCTATAATGGCAACCATTTTGCAGGAGTCCTATTCTATTTTAATTTCTCTTTCTATGCCATTTATAAAAAACTGTATAACCTGCCAGAAGATGTTTCTAGAAAAGAATGGGACAGGCCGAGATATTTGCTGGCATCTATTATGACTTTTCTGGGGAAAGTGTTGCACGGTAAGCACTTCCTTTATTCTGTTATCTAGTTTGGCTGTTAAGAATTCCATGACAAGAGCTTATGATCATGTTTTTAATTGACAAATGCCATCTGCCAGATTGCCAACTCCTGGATGGGAATTCCTCTAGATTTGGTGGTGGAACCTGGTAAGCTTCAGTTCTTTCCTTCTGGGAAGAACACCACAGCAAGGAGTAGACTGGCCTGGTTTAGAAAGGGAAAGGACCTCACTGGGGAATAGTACTATACCGGCCACttccaacacagccatttttattcggggaactgatctatgtcattTGGAGATAATTTGTGAGGTTAGcaaccttaggccccttccacacatgcaaaataatgcgttttcaaaccactttcacaactgtttgcaagtgaattttgccattccgcacagcttcaaagagcactgaaagcagtttgaaagcacattattctgcatgtgcagaatgagccttagtctagGTTAGGTGTAAAGAGCAGGCCCTTCAGCCACAAAGAACCGTACCACTTGGAGATTGGGTTAGGCCTGAGTCATGGAATGAAGAGGCCCCTTAGCATAATTATATTCTCCCACCCTTCAATGGAGTCTGTTGGATCCAGACAAATTTTTCCACTAATGGAAGGAGTTGGGAAATCTCCATCAATTTCCTTCTTGGACTGTAGAAGTGGTGGGGGAAGCAGCACAGCTGACTACAGAGGTTGGCTCAATCAATCCCTGCATTCAGCTTTTCCCGGCCACCTCCAAAGCTTACTGAACTGAATGCTGGGATCAGCTCAGCCAAGCCCTGCATTCAGCACTGCCATTTTTGGGATCTAATTTTCAGCTCATTTATATTGGTATACCTTCTTGGACAGATCTGGAGTCTGAAACGCCAGACAGTTTGCCAGATTCTGTGCAGCTGCCACTGTCTAGTTAGGTACAATGCtgatttatatgtgtgtgtatatgtatgtgtgtgtgtataataaaattattttatcctTGTTTTGAATGTCAATAAAGGTTTTGATTGTGAAGAAAAATGTTGTATCACTGACAGGTTATGAGCTCTGTGGAACTGAAAATCTACCAGAGGGCCCAGGACTTGTGATCTATTACCATGGAGGCATGCCTATAGactatgccttttttttttacaaattctaCATCATCAAAAGAAGATTCTGTGCCACGGTGATAGATCATTCTCTTGAAAATTTACCATGTGAGAAAATGTTCTAAATCTTTAGTTAAGCATATTTTAAATGATAATTGCAAACAGATTTACTGATCTTACTTCCAGAGAaaaacttcctttcttttttgaaattcCAGAGGGGCAAACACATTTGATTATTGTAGCAGAATTAAACAGGAGTCTGCCAGtaccttaaagatgaacaaaattATGAGTCAGGGTTCACTACTGCAAATGCTTAATGCTTAATAGTATCCATGCAAAGCAGCGAAATTTATTTTTAGAGTACAAGATAACATGCAACCTTTAACTCTGATAGTGTAACAGGGTGGGGAATAAGGTTCAGTTCGACTATTAATCGACAAACCGGTCTAAATACATGTATAAACTTTTATCTTTTATTGAGAACAGAAGAGATACTTTTTATTAAGCAAAATAGAAAAAAGGTGTGAAAACGTTAATTCTATAATCACTGTGAAGGTGAATGCTAAAATTTACCAAAGTTCCTAGTGTTGCTCAATCATATTATATCAAGTTATATATACTGAAAAGAATAAGGTTCAGCTTTTTTCTCACTGCTTTTAGGGAttatggggagggggatgttACTGAAAAATCTCACCCTGACATCTCACATATTTGTCTTCTGAAACACCCaatcagagaaaaatattttgcttGTCATGAAAGTACATATGGTCATTTAGCTTTTTCTAGATATCTCATTAGCCATAATTAAACACAAGATAAGTAACATAAGTGCAAACAAGCTATCATTGGGTGCATATGACACACATCTGACATAGCAAAATAAGAAGGcagatttcttttttctgtagTTGTTTCAACAAGCTGCTCAAGATGAAGCTGCAGAATTCAGCAACAATTGAAAAGTATGggaactctcaggccccttctgcacacgcaaaataatgcgttttcaaaccactttcacaattgtttgcaagtggattttgctattccgcacagcttcaaagagcactgaaagcagtttgaaagtgcattattttgcatgtgcggaatgagcctcagtgaaaTAGCAAACCAACCAAGAAAAGAGGAGGAATCTCATAGCTACCACTAAAGGGTGATTGGTGGAAAGGAGAACGGGAAGCAGGGAAAGTTGAGAatatggaggaagagaagaataagtactgaggggagggggatacaggggTAAGTGGGGTACCTCCCATAAGTCTTTGtaggaagaaagggggggatataaataaactaaatgaataaataagttcTGACTTCTGTTCCTTGTTTGTTACCACTGAGGAAAATTAATGTAAAGGGTGGAGGGGGGAATACTTTTAATACTTTGACAAATTATGGGGAAATATAAACTCCCATAGTCTTTTCATAAATATTAAAAGTTTGCTCTTATACTGCCATGAAATGCTTTCTCTTTATTGTactctgccttccctccttccctactGGCTGCTGTCAAAACCAAATTAGAAAAAGGGATATATATGGGTAGGAGCTAAGGAATTGCTGCTCTAAGGTAGATTTAATGTGTTGTTAAAAATACATAATAGGAAAGAAAACAATGTGTCAAGACAGAAGAATAATAATACATATGGTCCCAAAGGCCGGGATACATATTAGAAAACATCCCTGATCAAAGGCGAAAACCAAATCCCTTcataaaaaaaataagacttccCATGCTCCTCTGTGATAGGTTCATTTTTCTGAAACATCCAACCAGAGTAAGTTCAGATGGTGCTATCAGAAACcacaaatgaagcaaaaatgATTATATTTGTAAAAGAAATGTCCAAGTGGAAAACATTGTTTAACATTATTGAAAGGATAAGGACATTTGAAGAGGTCAGACTAACATTCAGTGGGAGGTTGGGGCTTAAACCAAACTTTTTGTGCCAGTTCCATGTCCAAGACCTTTCTTGGCCAACTGGAGTCATTTACCTTCCACAACTCAAGATGGTAGGGTGGGGATGGTGGGGTGAGGTGGGTGAGCAGAGAAGTGGGGAACAAACAGAGAAGAAAATGGTATCATGCTCATATTGGTACTTTCCTCATTAAAACTtatgggggaaatgtgtgcatgacATGCATTCTACCTATTTCacaaatctttcttttaaaaaagagatctaATTAATGCACAATTTGCCATTTTTCTCTGGATCCCATGTTTGCAGGTTCAGAATTGTTCCAAAGGGTCTGTGGTGTGTGTAAGACAAGGGAAGAATGTGTTGAAATGCTAAAGAAAGGTCATATAGTATCTATTGCACCAGGTGGACTTCGAGAGCAAAACTATGGAGATAACACTTACAAAATTATCTGGAAGAACCGTAAAGGGTTTGCTCGAGTAGCCATAGATGCAAAAGTGGTGAGTGATTACTCCATAACTATCACTTTGTCCCTTTTTATATTGTAAACTGGCTAGATATCATTACATATTACATATCATGTGAACTAGATTTGGTCTAATTTACCTGATCAGAAGCAATCTATTTCAATTTGTACTTAAACATGAAAATCTAAATCAAATTAATCCTAATTTTCCCCTAATCATTATACAATCTAAAAAGATATTTTAGAGTGACCTACTATCCATATCAAACATAAATTTATGgaagtctaaaaaaaaaaagctttttggtGAAACACTGTTAATTCCAAACTGTGTATCTGTGAATGGGTTCAGAGGGGTATTGTGATTTTTAAACCCACTTTAGGACACACATGACTACATGGGAAGCTGCAATGAGTACAATGTGGCCAGGCATATTTTGCCACTTTCCAGTTTTTCTATTTTTACAGTTGCAATGGTAATGACAGCGAAAGATGCAGGCCCAGTGTGATGAAGTTACTGCACTTCAGTGTTAGGAaaagtcacactagcctgacaagctCTTTGATGTCCAGATGCAGGACCAAAAGGTGGTACCCAAACATCAAAGGCTAAATGACCacatggcaggaaggaagtttTCCTGAGAAGTAGGGAACAAAGGTTTGggaattctgatccaggctgTGCTCGGGTGAGCATTCAAGATCAAAGGGGGCTGAGAAAAGCCTGAAGGAACGGTGCCGTTCAGCTGAGAAATGTCTGtattgaatgttttattttctgattttattttcaaaatatttttatttttcaaaaataagcCAGGTTTTGTAGAATCAAGCATCTCCCTGGCTTGATTTCGTGATACCCAGGTACACAGCTCCTCATCTCATCCACTTGACATAGTAAAACTTGACTTTTCTAGTAGTCTAGTAGGGCCGTAGGTCTGCATGTTGAGTAACAATTGCAGGGACTTTAAAGAATTGCAGGGCAATCATAGgctatttccccactgagaaattaaagccagatgcAATCAGGTTTCAAAGGAAACAGCATcttttcatcgcagtttctcccttcccgctgcagcatgtttctagtgaacaCCTCAATGTTTATcacagattcaaacaatgttaaaCTCCCCACGAACACACGATCTGCTAggtgggtctgttcttcctcgttttgattggctgttgtgttgtgttggggtgggaacttaaaaaaaaaacttttcttggcACGAAGCTACGTTGTTATGTAAGTACTTAGATGCATACATACAATCTCCCCGCCTATGCtgttttcttctgattggctattgtgttgtggCGGGAACCATACTCCGCCCTTGTCTTTTTTCCCACCCACAGCTTTGTGACTGGTTTCACCATTCATGACTGCATGGTTTTGCCATTCTAAATCTTTCTCTGCACAGCCGCATTGGCACATAAGGCCAATCTCGGTTTACACAGTTTACacagtttacagttggcacagaaggcTAATCTCAGTTTACACATGCCGCATGTGTATACGTTCGCTCTTCTGCTCCTTGTACTCACGTTTCAATGTAGCTGCCACcggcatgaaacaaaaaaaggctgtgcacgca
The window above is part of the Sphaerodactylus townsendi isolate TG3544 linkage group LG09, MPM_Stown_v2.3, whole genome shotgun sequence genome. Proteins encoded here:
- the LOC125439442 gene encoding transmembrane protein 68-like gives rise to the protein MIQITNCTFGQEFTACLIHTLEGCQDCGTFILLLLVTVFIFYNGNHFAGVLFYFNFSFYAIYKKLYNLPEDVSRKEWDRPRYLLASIMTFLGKVLHGYELCGTENLPEGPGLVIYYHGGMPIDYAFFFYKFYIIKRRFCATVIDHSLENLPCSELFQRVCGVCKTREECVEMLKKGHIVSIAPGGLREQNYGDNTYKIIWKNRKGFARVAIDAKVPIIPMFTQNIREGYIVYGNIWPMRWLYEKVRYIFFPTYGPIPVKLRTHIGEPIPYDPNITVEELVEKTKMAMEALRDKHQKIPGSIARALWERFEKHHKEK